TCCATGATCGACCACACCGAGGTTGATCAGCGGACGGCCGAGGACGATCAACGGCCGTCCGCTGATCGTCCGTCCGTCCCCGGGTCGGTCCGGGGGACCGGCCCAGACGGCGGAGTGTCGTCCCGGACGACGATGGACGGGCGGACGGGCAACCCCGGACCGTCCCTGACCGGCAGGACCAACCGCACCGACGACGCCATCCCGCGCCGGACAGCCGACCCGGGCATCCAGGCCACGCCAGTCGACATCCGCACCGTGACCCACCTGGTCCCGGCGGCGCGGGCAGCCCGCGCGGCGCTGGCCGAGAGTGGCCGGTCACTGTCGCGGGACGCGCTGGCCGACGCGATGCGCGACGACGGGCACGGCGTGTCTAACGCCCGCGCGTCACTGCTATTGAAGATCCTTAAAGCGGAGCGGGAGGCGACGCCGTTCGCAGCGCCGACCCACGCCAGTGAGGCGGGGACGGGCACGGCTGAGGCGGCAAAGGTGCCGGCGTAGGAGACGGCGTTCAGATCTCTTCCCGAGCGGCGATACGGCGGCAGGCGCCCCGGGCGGGTTGCCTGCCGCCGTGCGTCGTTAGGGGAGCACTGCGCCGCCCGACATTGAGCCTCTCCAAGCTGATCCTGCAGCGCGGGGCGGTGTTGATGGGCCGGACATCGATGGAAACGAGGCTCCAGGTCTGACAGCAGTCGACCAAGACCAGATGCTCCGACCGGGAGCCTCGCATGTGCTGCCGTACCCGTCCATGATCTCATTGTCCAGCCAAACCCTGAACTATCTCGCCGACCGCATCGGCAGCCGCCGCAAGCAGCATCGATCCACTGGCGGCGGCTCGATCCGGGACGGCAGGCGCTGCTCGTCCTCGCGCACCAAATCGTGCGGACCATCCTCATCCTGCACCAGGTGAAGCCAACGTTGCTCACGATGAAGAGAGCTGGCAAGGTCGGTGTCCGCTCGATCGGTAGGGTGTTGATCGTCGAGCCTGGACAATCTCCAGGTAGATGGTGTCATCGACCAAGGCGCATGTCGTCTGTCCAGGTGTCGACGTACAGGTCTGAGTACTTAGGTAGGTACGCCGTGACGCACAAAGATCCACATACGACGGGCGCAGGGTGGCCGACTTGAGGCTCCCATCGTCATTCAGGCGGGGTGTTCTTTTCGGCTACACCCGGTCACCGCACTAAGGACGGATGCGCGCGGATCGCGGCAGTTCCGGATGTCCACCGACACCAGAGGCTGGTCATGAAGCCCGACAGCTCCGGCTGCTGGTGGCGCGCACGGACAGCGGCATGTTAGTCCTTGAATTTAGCCGTCGTCGGTCATCGGCGGCAGTTCAGCCAACAACCGACAGATGGAACTCACGCTCGCAACGTCACCGGAATCCGCAAACGCCCTGGCAGCTCTGCCCCAATGATCACGGGCCTCCTCGTACCGACGCACCTCAACTAGGGCTAGGCCGAGATTGCCCAGCGCTTGGCCTTCGCCGTGCCGGTCACTGAGATGGTGAAAGATGTCGGCAGCTTGAATATGGGCGATAATTGCTTTCTCAGACTGGCTTGCGTCGGCTAAGGTAGCGCCGAGGTTGTTGAGGGCACGGCCTTCGCCGTGGTGGTCACCGAGCTGGCGGTAGACGGCGACAGCCTGGGTATGCGTGGTCAATGCCTTGTCGAACTGGCGCACCTGCCGCAGTGCGTTGCCAAGATTGATTAGTGCCGTGCCTTCGCTGTGCCGGTCGCCGAGCTGACGGTAGATCGCGAGAGCCCGGCTGTGGGCGGAGATCGCTTCTTGGAACTGGCGCGCCTCGTCCAGGGTCGCCCCGGAGTTGGTCAGTGCATGGCTTTCGTAGTGCCGGTCACCGAGTTGCTG
The nucleotide sequence above comes from Plantactinospora soyae. Encoded proteins:
- a CDS encoding DUF2637 domain-containing protein; this encodes MSNRTDKALRTLTGLTVAGLAIVAGAISFAHMTELAIEHGQTGWKAYAFPISVDGLEIVASLYLVVQRRAGRPTGWIPWVALVVGTLASLAANVAVGGHDPIGKALAGWPALSMLVSVKLLFSMIDHTEVDQRTAEDDQRPSADRPSVPGSVRGTGPDGGVSSRTTMDGRTGNPGPSLTGRTNRTDDAIPRRTADPGIQATPVDIRTVTHLVPAARAARAALAESGRSLSRDALADAMRDDGHGVSNARASLLLKILKAEREATPFAAPTHASEAGTGTAEAAKVPA